A genomic region of Dreissena polymorpha isolate Duluth1 chromosome 4, UMN_Dpol_1.0, whole genome shotgun sequence contains the following coding sequences:
- the LOC127877398 gene encoding uncharacterized protein KIAA1958-like — protein MSDEFDKVNFSLTWDELNNEHEQQATEVELTLSQFQEQYGFDPSILFTNEIESTIENETSPSSNAPSSSNVFPPTLDLHENKEFLDVNLTDVGDFIVQNENKKTVSKTLSDINKFKRFLMSKAESKEIHHIEPTLLDEYLATFLLSLKKSNGTDFEPSSLRGIIASVDRYLKRHRYGCSVMTGTGAQFALTRDTYNAKKKSLKKQGMGNRPREAHPLSDTDIDLLWEKGILGTESPKALLNTVWLNNCLHFGLRGTTEQYNLRWGDVRLRVDSNGVEYLELNERQTKTRTGENIADIRKVSPKMFGTSGPRNPVLIYKLYSNMRPSDFSSDQHPFYLATRTIDTASQWFLRQQLGVNKLGQMLKAMAKDAGFPEHKRITNHSVRKFLVQKLRNANIPPTEIMAITGHKNVQSITNYSTISVEQQQKCSNILAQSSKCNKQTASSCSPSCTETMVEMQPTQPLSTVEQVDLDFRPTQSLHQQMSFSRSNNFASQFFGATFHIQNFNVNN, from the exons atgtctgacgaatttgacaaagtcaatttctcattaacttgggatgaattaaataatgaacatgagcaacaagcaactgaagtggaattaacactaagccagttccaggaacaatatgggtttgatccatctattttgttcacaaatgaaattgaatcgaccattgaaaatgaaaccagccccagtagtaacgcaccatccagtagcaatgtcttccccccaactttagatctgcatgagaataaagagttcttagatgttaacctcactgatgttggtgatttcattgtccaaaatgaaaataaaaagactgtatcgaagaccttgtctgacataaacaaatttaaaaggtttcttatgtcaaaagctgaatcaaaagaaatccaccacatagaaccaactcttcttgatgagtatttggccactttcctgttgtcccttaaaaagtcaaatggcacagattttgaaccaagctccctccgtggcatcattgctagtgttgacaggtacctgaaacgacatcgctatggatgttcagtcatgacagggactggagcccaatttgcactcacaagggacacctacaatgcaaagaaaaaaagtcttaagaaacag ggtATGGGAAACCGTCCTAGGGAGGCCCATCCGCTGAGTGATACCGACATCGATCTGCTCTGGGAGAAGGGGATCCTTGGCACGGAGTCTCCGAAAGCCTTGTTAAATACAGTCTGGTTGAACAACTGCCTTCATTTTGGCTTGCGAGGTACAacggagcaatacaatttgcg gtggggagacgtccgcctccgtgtagactcgaatggtgttgagtatctcgagttaaacgagcggcaaacgaaaacgcgcacaggagagaacatcgctgacataagaaaagtgtctcccaagatgttcggcacttctggaccaagaaatcccgtgttaatttacaagctgtactcgaatatgcgtccatctgatttttcttcagatcagcaccctttctacctggcaacacgcacaattgacactgcatcccagtggttcttgcgtcaacaattgggtgtcaacaagctgggtcagatgctgaaggccatggcaaaagacgccggctttcccgagcacaagagaataaccaaccactcagttcgcaaattcctggtccaaaaacttcgaaatgcaaacattccacccactgaaatcatggccataacagggcacaaaaatgtccagtccataaccaattattccaccatatctgttgaacagcagcaaaagtgttccaacattcttgctcagtccagtaaatgtaacaaacaaacagcttcctcttgttcaccttcatgcactgaaactatggtcgaaatgcagcctacacaaccactgtctaccgttgaacaagttgatcttgattttcgtcccacccagtcacttcaccagcaaatgtctttctctcgttcgaacaactttgcctcacaattctttggtgccactttccacattcaaaattttaatgtgaataattag